A single Nicotiana tabacum cultivar K326 chromosome 5, ASM71507v2, whole genome shotgun sequence DNA region contains:
- the LOC107782762 gene encoding leucine-rich repeat receptor protein kinase HPCA1, producing MAAARLLLCYLILSSAIYLTYSVTDPRDVAILRSLKDQWENTPPSWQKSDDPCGTSWEGVTCNNSRVTALGLSTMGLRGKLSGDIGGLTELISLDLSFNRGLTGSLSPRIGDLQKLNILILAGCSFSGSIPRELGKLAELSFLALNSNNFTGEIPRTLGNLAKLYWLDLADNQLTGPIPVSTSSSPGLDLLKKAKHFHFNKNQLSGSIPDNLFSGDMVLIHVLFDGNQFSGSIPLTLGLVQTLEVLRLDRNALNGSVPSNLNNLTSIVELNLAHNGLSGRLPDLSGMNSLNYLDLSNNSFHQSEAPVWFSTLQSLTTLVIEYGSLQGSVPQKLFTLPQLQQVKLRNNAFNDTLNMGGTIGRQLTLVDLQNNAISSITLGSGYKNTLILIGNPVCDTALGNTNYCQLQQQSAKPYSTSLANCGSKSCPADQKVSPQSCDCAYPYEGTFYFRGPSFRELSNANTFHSLEMSLWVKLDLTPGSVSLQNPFFNIDDYLQVQLGLFPPTGKYFNRSEIERIGFALSNQTYKPPPEFGPYYFIASPYTFQAERGETSISSRQIIGIAVGCTILVLLLVGLAIYAMKQKKLAEKAIGLSKPFGSWAPSRNDSESAPQLKGARWFSYDELKKCTSNFSTRNEIGSGGYGKVYKGIISSGQVIAIKRAQHGSMQGGLEFKTEIELLSRVHHKNLVGLVGFCFEQGEQILVYEYISNGTLRENLSGKTGIYLDWKRRLRVALGSARGLAYLHELANPPIIHRDVKSTNILLDQNLTAKVADFGLSKLVSDSSKGHVSTQVKGTLGYLDPEYYLTQQLTEKSDVYSFGVVMLEMITAKQPIEKGKYVVREVRAAINKNDDEHYGLSDMIDPIIRSAPNLIAFTKFVDLAMQCVEESAADRPTMSEVVKMLETILQNDGLETNSTSASSSITDFGTAIGHPYNKDALQRKEISDTHAFDYSGGYTIPRNVEPK from the exons ATGGCAGCCGCCCGGCTGTTGCTCTGCTACCTCATCCTCTCTTCTGCTATCTATTTAACCTACAGTGTCACAGACCCCAGAGATG TTGCAATACTTCGATCTCTGAAAGACCAGTGGGAAAATACACCACCTAGTTGGCAAAAGAGCGATGATCCTTGCGGAACATCCTGGGAAGGTGTAACCTGCAACAACTCAAGGGTAACTGCATT GGGATTATCGACGATGGGACTGAGAGGAAAATTAAGTGGTGACATTGGTGGGCTCACTGAATTAATTTCCTT AGACTTGTCATTCAATCGAGGACTTACAGGTTCCCTCTCTCCGCGGATAGGAGATCTGCAGAAACTTAACATATT AATCCTCGCTGGTTGTAGCTTCAGCGGCAGTATACCAAGGGAATTGGGAAAGCTTGCTGAGTTATCTTTCTT GGCACTTAACTCAAACAATTTCACTGGCGAGATACCACGAACTCTTGGCAATCTGGCAAAACTCTACTGGCTTGATCTAGCAGATAATCAGTTAACAGGACCAATTCCTGTTTCAACCTCCTCAAGTCCGGGGTTGGACCTTTTAAAAAAGGCAAAGCACTT CCATTTTAACAAAAACCAACTTTCAGGCTCCATTCCGGACAATCTTTTTAGCGGTGACATGGTGCTAATACATGT ATTATTTGATGGAAATCAATTTAGCGGGAGCATTCCATTAACATTAGGACTTGTTCAGACACTTGAGGTTCT TCGGCTTGATAGAAATGCCTTAAATGGTAGTGTCCCATCAAACCTTAACAACCTCACAAGCATCGTAGAGTT GAATTTAGCACACAACGGACTGTCGGGCCGACTACCAGATTTAAGTGGAATGAATTCCCTTAATTATCT GGACTTGAGCAACAACTCATTCCATCAATCGGAGGCGCCAGTATGGTTCTCGACATTACAGTCTCTCACCACTCT AGTCATTGAATATGGCTCACTCCAGGGATCAGTGCCCCAGAAGCTTTTCACTTTACCCCAATTACAACAAGT GAAACTGAGGAACAATGCATTTAATGACACGCTGAACATGGGTGGGACCATTGGCAGGCAACTCACACTTGTTGATTTACAGAATAACGCGATTTCCTCAATAACGCTCGGCTCTGGATACAAAAATACATTGAT ACTGATTGGAAACCCTGTCTGCGACACGGCCCTTGGGAACACGAATTACTGCCAGCTTCAGCAGCAATCCGCGAAACCTTATTCTACTAGCCTAGCTAATTGTGGAAGCAAATCATGTCCTGCTGATCAAAAAGTTAGCCCGCAAAGTTGTGATTGCGCTTATCCATACGAGGGAACATTCTACTTTAGAGGACCATCTTTTAGGGAGTTGTCCAATGCTAATACGTTTCATTCGCTTGAAATGAGCTTGTGGGTGAAGTTAGATCTCACGCCCGGTTCAGTTTCTCTACAGAATCCTTTCTTCAACATTGATGATTATCTTCAGGTGCAGTTAGGATTATTTCCACCAACGggaaaatattttaatagatcagaGATTGAGAGGATTGGATTTGCTTTGAGTAACCAGACTTATAAGCCACCTCCAGAATTCGGACCTTACTATTTTATAGCATCTCCTTACACTTTCCAAG CCGAACGTGGAGAAACTTCTATTAGTTCGAGACAAATTATTGGAATAGCTGTTGGGTGTACCATCCTGGTCCTCTTGCTTGTTGGTCTTGCAATATATGCTATGAAGCAAAAGAAACTTGCTGAAAAAGCTATTGGATTGAGTAAACCATTTG GATCGTGGGCTCCAAGTAGGAACGATAGTGAAAGTGCACCACAACTAAAGGGAGCGAGATGGTTTTCTTATGACGAACTCAAAAAATGCACGAGTAACTTTTCAACGAGAAATGAGATTGGTTCCGGTGGCTATGGGAAG GTATACAAAGGAATCATCTCAAGTGGGCAAGTAATTGCTATCAAAAGAGCTCAACATGGATCCATGCAGGGTGGACTCGAGTTCAAGACTGAAATTGAGTTGCTTTCGCGGGTTCACCACAAAAACCTCGTTGGTCTGGTCGGATTCTGTTTTGAGCAAGGCGAACAAATACTGGTCTATGAGTATATTTCAAATGGTACACTCCGAGAAAATTTATCAG GGAAAACAGGCATTTATCTAGATTGGAAGAGGAGACTTCGTGTTGCGCTTGGTTCAGCCAGAGGATTAGCTTATCTGCATGAGCTTGCCAACCCTCCTATAATTCACAGAGATGTGAAATCGACTAATATTTTATTGGATCAGAATTTAACAGCAAAGGTCGCAGATTTTGGCTTGTCCAAACTCGTGTCAGATAGCTCAAAGGGTCATGTTTCCACTCAAGTTAAAGGCACATTG GGTTATCTAGATCCTGAATACTATTTGACTCAACAATTAACCGAGAAAAGTGATGTGTATAGCTTTGGAGTTGTAATGCTAGAAATGATAACTGCAAAGCAACCAATAGAGAAGGGAAAATATGTCGTTCGAGAGGTGAGAGCAGCTATTAATAAGAACGATGACGAGCATTATGGCTTGAGTGATATGATCGATCCAATCATTAGAAGCGCGCCAAATTTAATCGCGTTTACAAAGTTCGTGGATCTGGCAATGCAATGTGTTGAAGAGTCTGCTGCTGATCGTCCAACAATGAGTGAAGTGGTAAAAATGCTTGAAACTATTCTACAAAATGATGGTTTGGAAACAAATTCGACGTCTGCATCATCATCAATCACAGATTTTGGGACAGCAATAGGACATCCTTATAATAAGGATGCTCTACAGAGAAAGGAAATAAGTGATACTCATGCTTTTGATTACAGTGGTGGTTATACTATTCCAAGAAATGTGGAACCAAAATAG
- the LOC107782763 gene encoding serine/threonine-protein kinase STN8, chloroplastic, which yields MASLLSPATATICFSPLKPISKSYYFWSCTNHCKRNNTITCNSFVNDISDNLDHSLSQFPLFQSGYTQFQKVTGELPEEQKLGLLVFAGLAWIYLTARPGVLIGAIDAYILAPIQVGLDSLSGKRSFKMRDFLIGERLGEGSFGIVYSGVIVPKNVNLDEIFRRKGSSVKSLITDSRFKEKVILKQVKIGVQGAAECGDFEEWFNYRLSRAAPETCAEFLGSFVAEKTNSRYTKGEKWLVWKFEGNRDLADYLQDRGFPLNMESIMFGRVLEGLESIQRNALIIKQIMRQIITSLKKIHDTGIVHRDVKPSNLVVTKKGQIKLIDFGAATDLRIGKNYVPDRGLLDPDYCPPELYVMPEETPKPPPEPVAALLSPVLWQLNSPDLFDTYSAGIVLLQMAVPNLRSTAGLKNFNRELQVIGYDLNKWREKTRMRPDLSILDLDSGRGWDLATKLISERGGRLSAAAALRHPYFLLGGDQAAAVLSKLSFTK from the exons ATGGCGTCTCTGCTTTCTCCTGCTACTGCAACAATTTGTTTCTCACCACTGAAACCCATTTCAAAAAGCTATTATTTTTGGTCTTGCACCAACCACTGCAAAAGAAATAATACAATTACTTGCAATTCTTTTGTTAATGACATTTCTGATAATTTAGACCATTCTTTATCTCAATTTCCACTTTTCCAATCTGGGTATACCCAGTTTCAAAAAGTGACTGGCGAATTACCTGAAGAACAGAAGTTGGGGCTGTTAGTTTTTGCTGGGCTTGCTTGGATTTATTTAACTGCTAGACCAGGAGTGTTAATTGGTGCAATTGATGCTTATATTTTAGCACCTATTCAGGTTGGGTTGGATAGTTTGAGTGGGAAAAGGAGTTTTAAAATGAGGGATTTCTTGATTGGGGAAAGGTTGGGTGAGGGTTCATTTGGGATTGTTTACTCTGGGGTTATTGTCCCCAAGAATGTAAATTTGGATGAAATTTTTAGGAGAAAAGGATCATCAGTAAAATCACTTATTACTGACTCAAGGTTCAAGGAAAAGGTCATTCTTAAACAG GTTAAGATTGGTGTTCAAGGAGCTGCAGAATGTGGTGATTTTGAAGAATGGTTCAATTATAGGCTATCAAGAGCGGCTCCCGAGACATGTGCAGAGTTTCTTGGTAGCTTTGTTGCTGAAAAAACTAACTCACGATATACTAAGGGTGAGAAATGGCTTGTCTGGAAATTTGAG GGAAATCGGGACCTAGCTGATTACCTGCAGGATCGTGGCTTCCCCTTGAACATGGAATCTATCATGTTTGGTCGTGTCTTAGAAGGATTGGAGTCAATTCAACGGAATGCACTAATTATTAAACAAATCATGCGTCAGATTATTACTTCCCTTAAGAAAATCCATGACACGGGTATAGTCCATAGAGATGTAAAGCCGTCCAACTTAGTGGTCACGAAAAAGGGACAAATCAAGCTGATAGATTTCGGCGCAGCAACTGATCTCCGGATTGGAAAAAATTATGTGCCTGACCGCGGGTTACTCGATCCTGATTATTGTCCACCTGAACTCTATGTAATGCCAGAAGAAACTCCAAAACCACCACCCGAGCCAGTTGCTGCACTTCTTTCCCCAGTTTTATGGCAG CTAAACAGTCCCGACCTCTTTGACACATATTCTGCTGGAATAGTGCTTCTGCAAATGGCAGTACCAAACTTAAGGTCTACAGCAGGCTTAAAGAACTTCAATAGAGAACTACAGGTCATTGGATATGACTTGAATAAATGGAGAGAAAAGACCAGGATGAGGCCCGACCTCAGTATTCTTGATCTCGACTCTGGTAGAGGGTGGGATTTGGCTACGAAACTTATTTCAGAGAGAGGTGGGCGTTTATCTGCTGCTGCGGCTCTTAGACATCCTTATTTCCTTCTAGGTGGTGACCAAGCTGCTGCAGTTCTCTCCAAATTAAGCTTCACAAAATAG